One genomic window of Deinococcus sedimenti includes the following:
- the ilvA gene encoding threonine ammonia-lyase, biosynthetic: MDVLRLALTSKVYGAAVETPVSETPRLSARLGNRVLLKREDQQPIFSFKLRGAYNKMAQLTPVERARGVICASAGNHAQGVAFAAERLGVRAVIVMPATTPEIKVGACRARGAEVVLFGDSFSDAEARAFELQRELGLTFVHPYDDPLVLAGQGTVALEVLRQVEVDGPLTVFVPVGGGGLIAGVAGVLKALRPDIRVVGVEPEDSDAMFQSVQAGERVRLESVGIFVDGVAVKQVGAFTFDLTRRYVDDWVRVNTDEVCAAIKDVFDDTRAVMEPAGALAVAGLKRFVQERGVRGETLVALTCGANVNFDRLRHVAERAEIGERREAIFAVTIPERPGAFREFIEVVGARAITEFNYRFAPRAQAQIFVGVQLAAPGQRAELRGELVSRGYAVLDLTDDELAKVHVRHMVGGRAPEATDERVYSFTFPERPGALLEFLTHLHGRWNISLFHYRNHGSAHGRVLAGVQVPPGDAAEFAAFLAGVGYPAVDMTANPAYRLFLT; encoded by the coding sequence ATGGATGTGTTGCGGTTGGCGTTGACGAGCAAGGTGTATGGGGCGGCGGTGGAGACGCCGGTGAGTGAGACGCCGCGTCTGAGTGCGCGCCTGGGGAACCGGGTGTTGTTGAAGCGGGAGGATCAGCAGCCGATCTTCTCGTTCAAGTTGCGGGGGGCGTACAACAAGATGGCTCAGTTGACGCCGGTGGAGCGGGCGCGGGGGGTGATCTGTGCGTCGGCGGGGAATCATGCGCAGGGGGTGGCGTTCGCGGCGGAGCGGTTGGGGGTGCGGGCGGTGATCGTGATGCCGGCGACGACGCCGGAGATCAAGGTGGGGGCGTGCCGGGCGCGGGGGGCGGAGGTGGTGCTGTTCGGGGATAGTTTCAGTGATGCGGAGGCGCGGGCGTTCGAGTTGCAGCGCGAGCTGGGGCTGACGTTCGTGCATCCGTATGATGATCCGCTGGTGCTGGCGGGGCAGGGGACGGTGGCGTTGGAGGTGCTGCGGCAGGTGGAGGTGGATGGGCCGCTGACGGTGTTCGTGCCGGTGGGGGGTGGCGGGTTGATCGCGGGGGTGGCGGGGGTGCTGAAGGCGCTGCGGCCGGATATCCGGGTGGTGGGGGTGGAGCCGGAGGACAGTGACGCGATGTTCCAGTCGGTGCAGGCCGGGGAGCGGGTGCGGCTGGAGTCGGTGGGGATTTTCGTGGATGGCGTGGCGGTGAAGCAGGTGGGGGCGTTCACGTTCGATCTGACGCGCCGGTACGTGGACGACTGGGTGCGGGTGAATACGGATGAGGTGTGCGCGGCGATCAAGGACGTGTTCGATGACACGCGGGCGGTGATGGAGCCGGCGGGGGCGCTGGCGGTGGCGGGCCTGAAGCGGTTCGTGCAGGAGCGGGGCGTGCGCGGCGAGACGCTGGTGGCGTTGACGTGTGGCGCGAACGTGAATTTTGACCGGCTCAGGCACGTGGCGGAGCGGGCGGAGATCGGGGAGCGGCGGGAGGCGATCTTCGCGGTGACGATCCCGGAGCGGCCTGGGGCGTTCCGGGAGTTCATTGAGGTGGTGGGCGCGCGGGCGATCACGGAGTTCAATTACCGGTTCGCGCCGCGTGCGCAGGCGCAGATTTTCGTGGGGGTGCAGCTGGCGGCGCCGGGGCAGCGGGCGGAGTTGCGGGGCGAGCTGGTGTCGCGTGGGTACGCGGTGCTGGACCTGACGGACGACGAGCTGGCGAAGGTACATGTGCGGCACATGGTGGGGGGCCGGGCGCCGGAGGCGACGGATGAGCGGGTGTATTCATTCACGTTCCCGGAGCGGCCGGGGGCGCTGCTGGAGTTCCTGACGCACCTGCATGGGCGGTGGAACATCAGTCTGTTCCACTACCGGAATCACGGGTCGGCGCACGGGCGGGTGCTGGCGGGCGTGCAGGTGCCGCCCGGTGATGCGGCGGAGTTCGCGGCGTTTCTGGCGGGGGTGGGGTACCCGGCGGTGGACATGACGGCCAATCCGGCGTACCGGCTCTTCCTGACCTGA